In one Brassica oleracea var. oleracea cultivar TO1000 chromosome C9, BOL, whole genome shotgun sequence genomic region, the following are encoded:
- the LOC106314885 gene encoding uncharacterized protein LOC106314885 — translation MGDDNNSQGRDKGFKMKKNIRGPMLSSTNYTVWSMRMKVMLRLYEVWDTIDPGSNDAKKNNMAIALIFQSVPEALILQIGEHDTSEKIWKAIKSRNLGADRVREERLQTLMSEFDKLKMADTYTVDDYA, via the coding sequence ATGGGAGATGATAACAATTCTCAAGGACGTGATAAAGGTTTTAAGATGAAGAAGAACATACGAGGTCCGATGTTATCATCGACCAACTACACCGTATGGTCGATGAGAATGAAAGTGATGCTTCGTCTATACGAAGTTTGGGATACGATTGATCCAGGGAGTAACGATGCAAAGAAGAACAATATGGCGATTGCTCTAATCTTTCAATCAGTCCCGGAGGCGCTAATACTTCAGATTGGAGAACATGATACATCGGAGAAGATTTGGAAAGCTATCAAATCCCGTAACCTAGGTGCTGATCGCGTGAGAGAAGAAAGGTTACAGACTTTGATGTCTGAGTTCGACAAACTGAAGATGGCAGACACATACACGGTGGATGACTACGCATGA
- the LOC106314886 gene encoding protein FAR1-RELATED SEQUENCE 5-like: MVKGDAGAVLEYFQKKKEDNSSFFYSIQHDKDDMITNIFWADDRSISDYNLFGDVVCFDTTYKNNDYDRPFAPFVGVNHHKQTVVFGAALLYDETTESFKWLFETFLGAMSGRQPKTILTDQCAAMANAIVKVFPETKHRLCIWHIYLNAAKNLSRVFHGPGQFAMDFGKCVYDHEEEEDWLLAWSDMLNKHKLAENKWLKNLFEVKEKWAMVYGRHTFTGDMVSIQFSESMNSILKRYLKCSFNLLTFFKHYERVLDDRRYKELVADFGMMHTSPVLVACVEML; the protein is encoded by the coding sequence ATGGTAAAAGGAGATGCTGGAGCAGTTTTGGAGTACTTTCAGAAAAAGAAAGAAGATAATTCATCATTTTTTTATTCAATCCAACATGATAAGGACGATATGATCACTAATATCTTCTGGGCGGATGATCGGTCTATTAGCGATTACAATCTCTTTGGTGATGTTGTTTGCTTTGACACAACTTATAAAAATAATGATTATGATAGACCGTTTGCTCCATTTGTCGGGGTGAATCATCATAAGCAAACTGTTGTGTTCGGAGCTGCTCTCTTATATGATGAAACCACTGAGTCTTTTAAGTGGCTTTTTGAGACTTTTCTTGGAGCAATGTCTGGAAGACAACCAAAAACAATTCTTACAGACCAGTGTGCAGCAATGGCGAATGCAATAGTGAAGGTGTTTCCAGAAACAAAACATAGGTTATGTATCTGGCATATTTACCTAAATGCTGCAAAGAATTTGAGCCGTGTATTTCACGGACCAGGCCAGTTTGCCATGGATTTTGGAAAGTGTGTATATGACCATGAGGAAGAAGAAGATTGGTTATTGGCATGGAGTGATATGCTCAATAAGCATAAGCTGGCAGAGAATAAATGGTTGAAGAATTTGTTTGAGGTGAAAGAAAAATGGGCAATGGTATATGGCCGACATACTTTTACAGGCGATATGGTGAGTATACAGTTTAGCGAAAGTATGAACAGTATTTTGAAAAGATACTTGAAGTGCAGTTTTAACTTGTTGACCTTCTTTAAACACTATGAGAGAGTGTTGGATGATAGGCGATACAAAGAATTAGTTGCTGACTTCGGTATGATGCATACTTCGCCGGTATTAGTTGCTTGTGTAGAAATGTTGTAG